The Leifsonia sp. ZF2019 DNA segment CGGATCGGATGGAAACCTCACGACCATGAAGCTCTCCTCGAACACCTCTCGCGCGATGCACGGACAAACGGTCGGCGACTGGCGGGTCGCACGGACCCGCCAGTCGACGTCAGGCGCCCTTGCGTGCCCGCAGCTTCTCCTCGATGGACTCGACCTCGCCCTGCGGCTGCGCGACGGGGTTGGGGTCGGGGACGATGCCGAGCTTGATCTTGATCTTCGTCTCGATCTCGGCGGCGATGTCCGGGTTCGCGATGAGGAAGTTGCGCGAGTTCTCCTTGCCCTGCCCGAGCTGGTCGCCCTCGTACGTGTACCAGGCGCCGGACTTCTTGACGAGCCCGTGCTCCACCCCGAAGTCGAGCAGGCTGCCCTCGCGGGAGATGCCGACGCCGTACAGGATGTCGAACTCCGCCTGCTTGAAGGGCGGCGCCATCTTGTTCTTGACGACCTTGACGCGCGTGCGGTTACCGACCGCGTCGGCGCCGTCCTTCAGGGTTTCGATGCGGCGGATGTCGAGTCGGACCGACGCGTAGAACTTGAGCGCCTTTCCACCGGCGGTGGTCTCGGGGCTCCCGAAGAAGACGCCGATCTTCTCGCGTAGCTGGTTGATGAAGATCATCGTGGTGTTGGTCTGGTTGAGCCCACCGGTCAGCTTGCGCAGGGCCTGCGACATGAGGCGGGCCTGCAGGCCGACGTGGGAGTCGCCCATCTCGCCCTCGATCTCGGCACGCGGCACGAGCGCCGCGACGGAGTCGATGACGATGAGGTCGATGGAACCGCTTCGCACGAGCATGTCGGCGATCTCGAGCGCCTGCTCACCGGTGTCGGGCTGCGACACGAGGAGGGCGTCGATGTCGACGCCGAGCTTTCGGGCGTACTCGGGGTCGAGAGCGTGCTCTGCGTCGATGAAGGCAGCGATTCCGCCGGCCCGCTGCGCATTGGCGATCGCGTGCAGCGTCAGGGTCGTCTTACCCGACGACTCCGGGCCGTAGATCTCGACGATGCGGCCGCGCGGGAGCCCGCCGATGCCGAGCGCGACGTCGAGCGCGATCGAGCCGGTCGGGACGACCTCCACCGGGGCGCGCTCGTCGCTGCCCAGTCGCATGACCGAGCCTTTTCCGAACTGACGGTCGATCTGCGCGAGTGCGGTCTCGAGCGCCTTCTCGCGGTCTGCGGGTGATGGCATGTGCGGTTCTCCTTCTTACGCTTCGCTGACGAGTCCGACTGTACGAGAGACGTCCGACACGAGGACATCGTCCGGGAGATCTGTGGACAACTCGTTTTCGATTGCGGTTGTGAGGAGAGTCTAGCCACATCCGAACATATCTTCGAGACGTTCGAAGCGGCGTGTCGCGGGACGCGCGGCGCTCAGGCCCGTGGCGCCGGCCGCCCGGCGCCGTGCCAGTGCGCCACCGGGACGCCGGCCTCACGGCACAGCGCGAGCCAGACGTCGCGCGCCGGGAGACCCGCATCCAGCGCCTGCTGCGCGGTGCGGCCACCCAGTTCGCCGAGCACGAGGTCGGTGAGGAGGGCCTGGCCGTAGCCGCTGCCGAACTCGTCGGCGACGGCGCGCTGG contains these protein-coding regions:
- a CDS encoding DUF3046 domain-containing protein, with translation MKLSEFQRAVADEFGSGYGQALLTDLVLGELGGRTAQQALDAGLPARDVWLALCREAGVPVAHWHGAGRPAPRA
- the recA gene encoding recombinase RecA, with the protein product MPSPADREKALETALAQIDRQFGKGSVMRLGSDERAPVEVVPTGSIALDVALGIGGLPRGRIVEIYGPESSGKTTLTLHAIANAQRAGGIAAFIDAEHALDPEYARKLGVDIDALLVSQPDTGEQALEIADMLVRSGSIDLIVIDSVAALVPRAEIEGEMGDSHVGLQARLMSQALRKLTGGLNQTNTTMIFINQLREKIGVFFGSPETTAGGKALKFYASVRLDIRRIETLKDGADAVGNRTRVKVVKNKMAPPFKQAEFDILYGVGISREGSLLDFGVEHGLVKKSGAWYTYEGDQLGQGKENSRNFLIANPDIAAEIETKIKIKLGIVPDPNPVAQPQGEVESIEEKLRARKGA